The window GCTCTCCACCGTCGTCAGTATCTTCTCgcgcatctcggccgcctcgccggctccgCTCCGCTGctccccgtcggcggcggcggccgggttGGGCAGCAggatgtcgacgaggccggagTCGACCATGAGGAGGGCGGCCATCATGATCTGGCTCGGCGTGAAGTGAAAGTAGACGTCCGTCACGAGGGCGCTGAACTTGAGAATCTCCCTCGCCCGCGCGTGCGCCTTGACGATgcgggcctcctcctcgggcctcctcctcctgagctcgaggacggcaccCTCGAGGGCGCGGAACGGGTGGCGGACGTCAAAGGCGAAGCGGATGCCTTGGCAGAGCAGGAACTCGCCCGCCAGTATCTGCTCGCTCGTCGTGTTGGGAAACATCTCGGCCAGCTTGGCCAGGCGGATGTAGAAGCCTTCGGCCTTGCTGCCGAAGAAGAGCGACGTCTTGAGCAGCTCGGTGGGCGGGTAGGTCATGACCGAGTTCGTGACGTAGAAGCGGCGCAGGAAcatggcggccgtcgcgcgGATTTCGGTCGGGAACTCGCAGAACTGGGCGGCCCGTATGAGCTCGATGGTAAAGAACTTGACCAGCcgcgcctcctcgtcgggcgtCAGGAACTCGGACGACGGGCTCAGCCGGCTGGCGATCTGCTGCTTCGCCAGCGAGTTTGTCTTGTCTCGCAGCTCTTGAAGGCTCGAAGGCGAAAAGGACCAGAGGCGGAACTGGCTTGATTGCCGGTACCGCTTATCCTCCGTGACCATGACGACACTGCGCGCTGGAAGGCGTCCGGTGCGGGTGGCGATGGGTGAGAGAGGGGAGATACAAGAAGGGCCAGGCGATTGCTGGCTCTGCCGAAGCTCGCGATGCACCTTTTAAGGTTAGCGTGCTCACGAACCAACGCACCGCACGTGCACACCAACCAACGCACCGCACGTGCAAGGAGCAGAGCAGGTGGTTTTGGGCTGCACGTGACTTCCCATGACGACGTCACCTCACCTCGTCATGGAGTGATCGTGCTCTACAACGGGCACAGTCGACATGGTGGCACGCATTGCACGGCTGCTACCGCTACCGGGGGTCGAGCGAACCATCTCGGCACAGGCAAAGGACCTCGTTCCGTCCGTGCAGTGCATGCGTACGTGCGGCAAGTGACGGAGAGCCAGGTGCCTCGGGCCTCGAGCGTCCCGTTGACTACGAGTACGATGGCACGCCCGCTCGTGGCCCATCCCTGACGTCTTCGACAGTCGgtcacctcgccgtcgtcacggcTGGACGAACGCCTGTCCGAGGAGCAGATGCGTGAACCGAGAGCACAGGCACGCTCGTGCACGGAGAGGGGCGCCCGCCGGGGTGATGCCGCACGACCAGGAGCCACGCACGGcatggcggcatcgacgagcggAGCGTCACGCGCCTCTTTCATCCCCGTCGTCCAGGGAGGCACAAGGGGGTCGCGGCAGGCACCCCCGTGGCCTTGGTTGCCACGGCCGGCGTTTGTGTCGCGGCCAGGCTCACCAAGGCAAGGGAGCGTTCCGACGACGAACGGaagcgtcgaggcgaggcgaggctaCGGGGCACGACAAGTCATCGGACGGGTTTCTAGACCGGCGACGGAAAGCGATGTGCATAACGAATGGTAGGCTCGGGATCTATGAGGCATGCTGCGAGCCCGCGCTGCGTCTTCCGACTCCGTCGTCAGCACCCTAGGTTGGCTCGCCGGAcgggcaccggcggcggcggcggcttggtGGACCTGttgacgggcggcggcggcggcggcggcgccttcTTCCGCGCGGATCCGCCGGCGACCCGAGCGACGCTGTCGTGGCTCGTGTTGGAGCTGGCGCTGTGGTGGCCCCAGCCGGTGCtggcgccgtcgctgcccaccgactcgtcgtcggaaaAGACATCCTCGCCCCTGCCTCCGCCTCCGGACGCGGCCGTGTCGGATGGGTTCCTGGCAAAGGCCGGCACGCgcgggccggccgaggcgcccCTGGCCGCGAACGTGGCCGCCCGCGCCACCGGTGGCCTCGGGAgccgagggggaggggggccgCCGGCAGGACCGAGACGCCGGGCgggcgacggacggcgagTTGTTGGGGTGTcggggcggcgtcgtcgacgtcggctgcggccgcCGGCTGGTTCGTCGAGTGCGACGAGCGGCCGGTGCCGGAGCGGGTGCGGGAGACGTGCAGGTCATCCTGCGGCGGGGGCATGGACGCGCTCGCGCCGGAGACGAGCCGGCGGGCGCTccgcagctcctcggcggcgcgctcgtGGTAGGCCAGCTCGAAGTCGAGAAGGGAttggagggcggcgacgttgtcgacctcggcgtcctTGATGTCCTGCATCCGTCGGAGGACGTCCTCGGTCGAGTCGTCAAACTTGGTCTTGCACACGCgcatctcctcctcgacgcggaAATCGTCGCGCTTCGCCTTTTGCATCCTCGCCATGCTGGTGTCGTAGGCGAGACGCCGGCCCTCGAGCTTCTTGCGGGCCCCCTGGTCCGAGTCGCCTCGTCAGCGGAggggctcgccgacggcgggaaGGATGCGTGGCCCGACGTACCTGGTACTCCTTCATCATGGCCACCGCCCGGTCGAGGTGATCGAGCCAGCCCGAGGTGACCTGGTCGACGTAGCTGGCGTGCAGCTCGGCGACACGCTCGTTGGCGCGTCCGGCGTGGGCGAGGCAGTCGGAaaaggtcgaggtcgagccgGCGTCGAAGTCGCTGGCGTGCGACGTCATGGACCGGCCGAGAAGGGCGCAGGGGGCGTTGCGGCTCTTGTCCTCCTGCGCCTCGCACTGGCGGGAGGCCCATTTGACgtagacggcggccgacctTTGGAGGCTCTCGGTTCCTGCGCACGCCGCTCCGTCAGCCGCGGTGCCGCCGCGtcaagggggaggggggcacGACGGCATACCGGCCTGGCGCGAGgtcatctcggcctcgagcctctGAAACTCGTCCGACTGGGCCGTCTTGTCGGCGCCCATCTTCTCGCCGGCCCACTGACGGGCGCGGTCAATCTTTTTGATGAAGGCCATGGTGACGGCCGGTCGGCTGGGACGAGGGAAGACGCTTCGTTCCGTCGGCACTCGGCACCCGCGGCCGAAGCACAAtcgaggcgagcgagggcggccgaggatgaaaCCCGGGCCGTTCTGGCACTGCCGAATGCTCGTGGGCGGGAGGCGAACGCAAGTCGAAGAGGCGAGACGAACGAGCCGTTTGTTtgatgatggatggacgagacgacgaagGCACGCGAGAGAGTTGtgagagaggagagagggggagagagggagaTGGACAGAGAGGGAGATGGACAGAGAGGGAGACGGACAGAGAGGGAGATGGACAGAGAGTGGATGGGAATCGGGCAATGGTGCCTTTGCTTTGTTCAGCAGCCAAACGGACTTTTCCTCGGCGAGCAAAGATGAACAATGGAATGCAAGCCAGGGAAGGTTTGTTGACAGCCAACTGTCCTTCGGCGACAGCGTCGTTTTGTGGGCCAGAGGTCGCCACCGGGTCTCCTGGAAGATGCAGGGACAGTGGACCGACGATCCGCTGGCCCCtcttgcccccccccccccccccctgggcgCTCCCCTGATCTCCTTGCCGCCTTGAACCTCCGCCACGAGCTACCCAGCCACGGCTGGCGGGCCAGTGAAGATTCCATTTTTAGCGGCGGCTGGCGCTTCAACGAGGCTGCGACCGCTCGTTTCATCGACGCCTCGGCGCATCGCCCGTGGGAGTGTCGGGATCCCTACGAGTTGCTTGCAGCATGGTCCTGGTACTTTCCCGCACGCTCATGCGTGCCGGCGCCTACTGCCAGTGCCGCTTCGCACCGTACGTGCCCACTAGCAGGCATCCGTCAGCACTCGGCACAGTGCACCAGCAACGGAGCCGAGACGTAGGCGCCAAGGGCCAAACGCTCATCGCCGGGGTCGAGACCCTGGGCGCGCCTGATGCTGCAGTGCAGTATCCGTCCAAATGAGGCCTATGGGAGAGGACTTGACTCGAATGCCACACACTGTGTCGGTACTTTGAGGCGGAAGATGGAAGTAatatgcttgtacttacgtagAGTCTACGAGTGCAGaatagtacctagtactgtacaagtactgcaagtaccgtacGACGCACCCCTACTCCGCACGGAGTGCAACCATACGGAtcggcgtacttgtacgacaacgtactccgtatacatgtacttgtacttgctcagaatacggagtaattactgcgtTTGCACTCGTTCTAGGCAAGGTACGAAGTACTGCATGCGAGatcagtacaagtacggagtacatgtgtctacaagtattacttgttacttacttaggtacttaagtacatgtactttgtagGGGCACGTTGCAAGTGCATACTGAGCAaggcactgtacatgtatgcagCACTGCATGTAAGTGCTACAGTGCTGTGCAAATGCGAGGCGTTCGACTTTGCGTGATCCATGTCCATTTTCCATACAGTCTTCCGCATACTGTACTGGGCATGTACTCGTattcgtactcgtactcgtgctcgtgcctgtCCACATCGCCATTGCGTGTGCCGCCGGTTTTAGGTTGGAGACGAGCGAGCCTCGTAGCAGCCCAGTGAGTGGGGGCGCAGGCCAgtgggtacaagtacaagtactccgtacagtgcgcaggtattacttacaagtacagtacggtgcaACCGAAAGAACGCAACCCACCATCCAGGACGCTTTCGCGCCACGCCCGCACCCCAACCCTAAGTGCCGGACGGGGGATAAACGTACTAGTATTTATCAATTCAATGTCGCTTTCCCTATGGCATGCGTGAGAAACTTGGCCAGCGATGCAGATATTCTCCACTTACTATAGGGAGCGGCAACAGGCACtgcacagtgcatgcacttactgtacagtacgtaccaAGTATATGTACTCCGCATAGCtatagttgtagttgtaggtgattgtactccgtagtgtgcTGTAGTTTGGTGTGTACTTAATTAccaggtgctccgtacctgtacatgtacttgtactgtacgcggCACTTGTCGGTGTGCAATATTGGTGCATCAGTGGATCCAGGTCCTTCGGGTACTTCCGTCAGCAAGCAAAGTGCCGAGCTCCGCCCCTGCTCCAAAAAGGACGCGCCACGACtacagtgcttacagtacagtacagtacaccttggtgtacatgtaagcactgtacttaagtacagcactgcactttacagtactccgtacaactactctgTACTTTTACTTCCTTTACACCTCCATGCCCATGCGATTGCAGGAGAGAAAGGCGGCATATCCAGCAGGCTGTACTGCAAATCATAGCGACGGAATCAAATGGCTAggtctacggagtatttacTCTCGTCTTATGCCGTAGCTCATATTCCACCGAATCACCCACGCTTTTACTGCACGTTTCGATTCATTCATCAATTCGACCATGGCGTGGACTCTAGCTAGGAGGTGAAATCGAGAGGACAATATGTACGAGcgcaccgccgtcgggcgCCGGTGCGCAGGATAGATACACCACGACGCAGATATACACCGGCCCCAGGCGAGCAAGGCCCAGCGTTGGCCCTCCTCCGGGGTTCCCCATGGAGGCTGGGGTTCGTCGTGCCCGGGACGACGCACGACGAAAACCCTAGCATCCCTCGTCCGAGTGCCACAAGCCGTTCTCGACTtcgcacgcacacgcactcGTATGCCGCCATGCTCATGCTCGTATGCATCGCCAGACAAAAAGGAGAATGAGGACAAAGAGAGACGCGGCGATGCGGGCGGGAAAAAGAGGAAACGGGGACGGCGCGGCGTCACGATGGCGGTGCGCCGATGTAGACGGTCAGCACGTCGGGCGCCTGCGACGCCACCGTGCCCGAGGCGTCCTCGCTGCCGTCCGGGTTGACGTCGTCGTACGGAAAGGCGTAccccttgccgtcgagctcgtagTGGTGGATCAGCCGGCTGTAGTGGCTCGTCGGGTTGACCGTGTAGTAGCGAgacgccgccacggccggctGGACGTTcccgccggcgagcagcagcgtcgaGCGGACAAAGGCGGCGCAGAGACGggggatgacggcgaggcggacggcGCTGTCGTCGGCTCTCCGGGCAAACGGCCCGCTGTTGCATCCCCAGAtgtccttggccgtcggcttctcGAAGCCGCGCCTGTCGCCGGCGCAGACGAGCAGCCGGCCCGAGAGCTGGCACTTGAccttgcccgccgccgactgcGTGTTGACGGTCAGCGGGGCCTTGGCGTACCGGGCCCAGACCTGGTCGACGTAGGCGTTCCAGTAGCCCTCAAAGTCGTTTGGCCGCAGGACGGCGTAGTTGTTGGGCGAGAGCACGCGGATCGGCGTCCCggtggcgtcggcgacgcagAGCCGGGCCCACGGGTACCTGTCCCGGCTCTGCTGCTGGAGCAGGCCGCCGCAGATCTTGGAgacggagccggcgccgaggcccttGGTGAGCTGGCGGCCGCGCCCGTCCTTGACGGAGAGGCCGATGCTCAGGAGGAAGCCGACAAAGTCGACGTAGCTGATGTTGGCGAAGAGGGCCCAGTAGCGCGTGTAGGTGAGCTCGACGAAGCCCCAGTTGACGCCGGCGCTCGGGTCGCGGAGgttcgtcggcgacggctgcacgaggccgtcgccgctggccgTCCGGACCATGAAGAAGTCGAGGTTGCCCCGCGCAAAGTAGACGCGGCCCGAGAGGAGGGGGATCGTCAGGTACATGCGGAGCCGCTTGCCTCGCGCGGGCATCGGGATCgccaccttggccttgatggGCACCGGCGTGGCCGAGCCGCCCGAGCTCGGGTAGACGAGGGCTCCGTTCCggtcgacgaagacgacccTGTTGttgaggtcgaggccggtgATGTAGGCGTTGACGGCTCCGCCGGCGAAGTTGTTGACAAAGTCGATGGGGAGGTACGTCGGCCgcttgacggcgacggacacCGCTCGCGTCAGCCGGGCCGCGTGGACGACCTCGGTCCGagagtcgtcgtcgctcccgTTGagcgtcctcctcggcgtcagcaccacgtcgtcggcgacggccaccgCTCGGGCCAACGGGGCGGCGTGGACAATCTTGGTCTGCGAGTCGTGATAGCTCCCGTTGAGCGTGTTCTTCTGCGTCACCaccacgtcggcgacggtaCCGGGCCGCGCCACGCTGAAGGCGCCGACCGGGGACGagaggctgccgtcggccgggagggcggcggcgaggatgttggttgtcgtggcggcggcggcggcgaggagcagtGTCGGAGAATGCATcttgacctcgacgacatgcAGCCCAGTTCCGTGAACGGACCTTCAGGGAGAGAGACGGCGAGCTGAGCCGAGCCGGGACGCGAGTCCGAGGGAGCGGGTGGCCAGATATCAATGTCGACGGACCCGAGGTGCGCCGTCCGGACGAGCGTCgacccccctcctccccaaCCTCCCCGGGGCGAAGTCGTCGCCTGCATTCCGGGCGAGGACCACATGATGGATGCCGAGTCTCCTGCGTGATCGAGCATGTAGGTGGTGCGTGGGCGTATGCGTGGCCGTCCGAGTGCGTGGCCGTACGTGTGGGCTTGCCCGTGCCGGCTTGGGCTCATAGTTGCCGACCACATGGAGTTTGGTGGCCGACCCACAGCCAAGTCTGGTGGCGAAAATAGGCAAATACCTCTCAGGTACCGACAGCGGGGCCGTCATGCGGAAAGTGACTTGCGGGTGATGGATCCTTTTCGCTCCCCGCCCCCCCGCCGTACCTCCTGGGGGCCGTCCGTCATGCAGCAGTCGCGACCGGTGTAAAACGGAGCTCCTGCACAACACGTCTGTGTACACGGGTAGGCAAGATgtgcagtgcttgcaagGTACAGAGATGGGTACCTTGGTATTGGTCGGTACGAGAAGTTGCCATGGAGTTGGCGATACATTACAAGCGTCGAGGCACAACGACAAGTACCATTTGTTGCCcaggtacttgcgtgtacttagtacttaagtacttgcttataTCGGCATACGCCAAATCGTGGCCCCGTGCTGAATaagcatacaagtacttatacttgggtgtacttgctCTCTCGGGTGCCGTGGATGATGGACTCGcgtgtactccgcactgtgagtgtacaagcacttggtACAAGAATCCCGTCCTAGTCCAGGTACTTGGCATGCACAGgtgcacctacaagcacagcGTCTCACTCATAattacactgtacttgcaggtactgcacatgtacagaagAGTgatttgcatgtacatgtacagtcaGTGTCCTGTGCAActaactgtactgtacgcgtGGGCTGGGAGGCGGCTGACAGATGGGCCCTTCCTTGAAAGTCAAGCCAATTGCGCCACCGTCGAGAATGCAAACTTCGAGCTTCGTCCCTCCGCACGCCGTCAGGAATACAATGAATCCCcccacgtcgacgaccaACGAATGCCGCTTCTCGATTCCTgcctggccgccgaggactcccggctcgaggacgatgccaAGACGTTGAGGCCTGTGACCAGGGACGCGTGCCACCCGCCCATCACCGACCCCAGCCATGCACCGGCATCGATCCGGCAGACGAGCGCCGCCGTTccccatcatcgccatcacaTCCTTCCACTGCGCCACGCAACAGCACGCCTCTGCCCTTTGCCTCGCGACTTGCTACATGCGTATGCGGACCCGTCCGTTTTACTCTTGGCGACTGGTCGGCCGGACAGGCGGCATGGAATCGATGTCGAGGCGGGCGGGAGGTGGATCGTCGTGGCCTCCCGTTCCTGCATGAAAATTGCGGGCCGCTCCATCTACCCATGGGTACGAGCGATAcggccggccgccgctcGTGGCCGTGACGCCGCTGAGCGCATCGGCATGACTATGTGGACGCATCTAGGATGCCTGTCTCGAATTCCCGACGGCGCGTCGCCCAACCCATCGGCAAGCACATCCACCACCGCGGGCCCCGATGAATGACCTGTTGAGACCCACGGCCGCGTCCGTCGAGCGGAGGGAAccggtgacgacggcagtTCTCGCCTCTCCGCCTGTACGGTGACGGTGCCTCTGCATGCTCCTGTTGCGTGGGCTATGGTGCCCTTGTGCGCCTGGCTGGCGaatcatggccgccgcccgatCCGGCTCTGCCTCCCACGGGAACGAAAAGGACaagacaaggacaaggacaaggagattcgccgtgacggcggctTCTTGCAGGCATGTTGCCTTGCCTACAAGCACCACCGATGCACATTATCTGCCATTCCAGCCCCGATGTAAAAGGACGACCGCCAGTGGCGATGAACACTGCTTGTGCTTGCCTCGAGAAAAGGCTGTTCTGCCATCGGCAGCACAACCCCCACATATGGAGCGGTGGTGCGAATCTATGGCCATGCAGGTGCGTCGAACCTCGCGTCAACACAAGTCCACCAAAGGAGACGACAAGGCCTGGCTGCACTACACAGCTGGCAGTGTTCACGAGACCGTTTCAGAGCATCAAGGTGCCAGGCTATGCGGCGCAATACTGCGGAACATTACGATGATGTGTAGCGGTAGCAGTTGAGGGGCCCGTGGCATTCGACACATGGTGCCGTGGTGCCGGGAAATCCCCTGCTGTTGACCGAGttgcacgagcacgatggGGGGCTCCCAGGAGGCAATCCTGCAACAAGAGTCGCTGGTGCGACGGATGTTTTACCTGCCAAAGGTCAAGGATCGCATCACCTTCCGCTTCCAAGGGCGCGAATCTGCATCAAACGCCAAACCAAAGCCTCGCatcacgtcgacgccgagactGCTACCAGTAGGATGGGAAGCTCTCATCATTATTGTTCAAGAATTGATCCATGGGAAACTTCACTACCAGACGGGGTGGATGCCAAGTATCGCACTGGAGGAGGATGCGTTGCATGCGCCTGAATGTCAGCAATGCACCAACCCACAGTCCCgcctgctcgctcgctcggctTCCGCAGTCATTctgcgccggcgaggtgccAGTCACGCGCGGACGAACACAgatacgagtacatgtacggacaTATATATGTCTATATACACATCGTCACCCGGAAGggcctggcctggccggTCCCGGCTAGCCTCCGCCCTTGGTGTCTCGCAAACAAGGTCCCATTATGAAGGTGCATCCGTCCCGAACGCCAAAGCAATGCGCGCTATTTCCCAATTCTAGCACGACGGCTCTGCTCGGCCATCGTcacgtccgtccgtccgtgCCAAGCATCGCTCGGCGAATCTAGTCTTTTGCCTGCTTCATCTGCACCATC of the Drechmeria coniospora strain ARSEF 6962 chromosome 01, whole genome shotgun sequence genome contains:
- a CDS encoding glycoside hydrolase family 64 protein, encoding MHSPTLLLAAAAATTTNILAAALPADGSLSSPVGAFSVARPGTVADVVVTQKNTLNGSYHDSQTKIVHAAPLARAVAVADDVVLTPRRTLNGSDDDSRTEVVHAARLTRAVSVAVKRPTYLPIDFVNNFAGGAVNAYITGLDLNNRVVFVDRNGALVYPSSGGSATPVPIKAKVAIPMPARGKRLRMYLTIPLLSGRVYFARGNLDFFMVRTASGDGLVQPSPTNLRDPSAGVNWGFVELTYTRYWALFANISYVDFVGFLLSIGLSVKDGRGRQLTKGLGAGSVSKICGGLLQQQSRDRYPWARLCVADATGTPIRVLSPNNYAVLRPNDFEGYWNAYVDQVWARYAKAPLTVNTQSAAGKVKCQLSGRLLVCAGDRRGFEKPTAKDIWGCNSGPFARRADDSAVRLAVIPRLCAAFVRSTLLLAGGNVQPAVAASRYYTVNPTSHYSRLIHHYELDGKGYAFPYDDVNPDGSEDASGTVASQAPDVLTVYIGAPPS